One Streptomyces lincolnensis genomic region harbors:
- a CDS encoding succinate dehydrogenase/fumarate reductase iron-sulfur subunit: MSSYDAHFKVWRGDVEGGGLKDFEVAVNDGEVVLDIIHRLQATQAPDLAVRWNCKAGKCGSCSAEINGRPRLMCMTRMSVFTREETITVTPLRAFPVVRDLVTDVGFNYTKAREVPAFVPPEKLGPGEYRMMQEDVDRSQEFRKCIECFLCQDTCHVVRDHEENKPAFSGPRFLMRVAELDMHPLDAAGESGLDRKKTAQDEHGLGYCNITKCCTEVCPEGIKITDNALIPLKERAVDRKYDPLVWLGDKIMRRGSSG; the protein is encoded by the coding sequence ATGAGCAGCTACGACGCCCACTTCAAGGTGTGGCGGGGGGACGTGGAGGGCGGCGGCCTCAAGGACTTCGAGGTCGCGGTGAACGACGGCGAGGTGGTCCTCGACATCATCCACCGCCTCCAGGCCACCCAGGCCCCCGACCTCGCCGTCCGCTGGAACTGCAAGGCGGGCAAGTGCGGTTCGTGCTCCGCCGAGATCAACGGACGGCCCCGGCTGATGTGCATGACCCGGATGTCGGTGTTCACCCGCGAGGAGACCATCACCGTCACTCCCCTGCGCGCCTTCCCCGTCGTACGCGATCTCGTCACGGACGTCGGCTTCAACTACACGAAGGCGCGCGAGGTGCCGGCGTTCGTGCCGCCGGAGAAGCTGGGTCCCGGTGAGTACCGGATGATGCAGGAGGACGTGGACCGGTCGCAGGAGTTCCGCAAGTGCATCGAGTGCTTCCTGTGCCAGGACACCTGCCATGTGGTGCGGGACCACGAGGAGAACAAGCCGGCCTTCTCCGGGCCGCGTTTCCTGATGCGGGTGGCGGAGCTGGACATGCACCCGCTGGACGCGGCCGGGGAGAGCGGGCTCGACCGCAAGAAGACGGCGCAGGACGAGCACGGTCTCGGCTACTGCAACATCACCAAGTGCTGTACCGAGGTGTGCCCCGAGGGCATCAAGATCACCGACAACGCGCTGATCCCGTTGAAGGAGCGGGCCGTGGACCGCAAGTACGACCCGCTCGTCTGGCTCGGCGACAAGATCATGCGACGGGGTTCGTCAGGCTGA
- a CDS encoding ABC transporter family substrate-binding protein gives MSHDGVTLRAIMRSVAFLTAGALAVPAVTGCGSEDPAGKPLAGQDIAPAARALVADGGTLRWAVDAVPETLNTFQADADAATNRIAQAVLPSMYRLDGNGRPQRNPDYLESAKVVETEPKQVVLYKLNQQAVWSDGREIGAADFAAQWRALSGKDTAYWTARNAGYDRIERIERGANDLEVRVTFQRPYADWRSLFSPLYPKDVMGTPDSFNDSARKKLKVTAGPFAVTKVDHKGDEVVLTRNPRWWGRPAKLSEIVLRAVPREKRADALAAGRIDLAEIDPEAAGRVTLADRAKGTATPLQGPNAAAALRSWAVANGSDEDAADEEITARERRHRAVVRYERQQRALGGFEVRKSLEPAYTQLALNGADGPLADERVRRAVARALDRKELAKAVLKPLGLPAVPVGSHLALSGQAAYADNSGALGGQDTAEARALLADAGWVLGGPIEEKKEKEKRKGEKAAGGEGKKAEKDSPDGDEGTYIVGEDDKAGDEDKGKGESGGTHLAQDGKQYANKLKQGGAPGAYAPKGTAAPAGAAAGPLAKDGKPLTLRFVLPSGPGSRSLNTVADRITRMLRKVGIRTEISKVKDESYFKDHIASGQYDLALYSWPASAFPATDARPIFAKPVPAADGSLNVEQNYTRVGTDQVDQLFDQAVATLDEGESRGLIRKADARIWAAAGSIPLYQRPQLTAVRKDLVNAGAFGFRTPVYEDMGYLKKGAKPAPGASASVSTSDG, from the coding sequence ATGTCCCACGACGGCGTCACACTGCGCGCGATCATGCGCTCGGTCGCCTTCCTGACCGCGGGCGCGCTCGCGGTACCGGCGGTCACCGGCTGCGGATCCGAGGACCCGGCGGGCAAGCCCCTCGCGGGCCAGGACATCGCGCCCGCGGCCCGCGCCCTGGTCGCCGACGGCGGCACGCTGCGCTGGGCGGTGGACGCCGTACCGGAGACGCTGAACACGTTCCAGGCGGACGCGGACGCGGCGACCAACCGGATCGCGCAGGCGGTACTGCCGTCGATGTACCGGCTGGACGGGAACGGCCGGCCGCAGCGCAACCCCGACTACCTGGAGTCGGCGAAGGTCGTCGAGACCGAGCCGAAGCAGGTCGTGCTGTACAAGCTGAACCAGCAGGCCGTGTGGAGCGACGGCCGGGAGATCGGCGCCGCCGACTTCGCCGCCCAGTGGCGTGCCCTGTCCGGCAAGGACACCGCGTACTGGACCGCCCGCAACGCCGGCTACGACCGCATCGAGCGGATCGAGCGCGGCGCGAACGACCTGGAGGTCCGGGTCACCTTCCAGCGGCCGTACGCGGACTGGCGGTCGCTGTTCTCGCCGCTGTACCCGAAGGACGTCATGGGCACCCCGGACTCCTTCAACGACTCGGCCAGGAAGAAGCTGAAGGTCACCGCCGGGCCGTTCGCCGTGACGAAGGTCGACCACAAGGGCGACGAGGTCGTCCTCACCCGCAACCCGCGCTGGTGGGGACGCCCGGCGAAACTGTCCGAGATCGTGCTGCGTGCCGTACCGCGCGAGAAGCGGGCCGACGCGCTGGCCGCCGGGAGGATCGACCTGGCCGAGATCGACCCCGAGGCCGCCGGGCGCGTCACCCTCGCCGACCGGGCCAAGGGCACGGCCACCCCGCTCCAGGGACCGAACGCCGCCGCGGCCCTGCGCTCCTGGGCCGTCGCCAACGGCTCCGACGAGGACGCCGCCGACGAGGAGATCACCGCGCGCGAGCGCCGGCACCGGGCGGTCGTCCGGTACGAGCGTCAGCAGCGGGCCCTCGGCGGTTTCGAGGTCCGCAAGTCCCTGGAGCCCGCCTACACCCAGCTCGCCCTCAACGGCGCCGACGGTCCGCTCGCCGACGAGCGGGTGCGCCGGGCCGTGGCCCGGGCCCTGGACCGCAAGGAACTGGCCAAGGCCGTCCTCAAGCCGCTCGGTCTGCCCGCCGTGCCCGTCGGCAGCCACCTCGCCCTGTCCGGCCAGGCCGCCTATGCCGACAACAGCGGAGCTCTCGGCGGCCAGGACACCGCGGAGGCGCGGGCGCTGCTCGCGGACGCCGGATGGGTGCTCGGCGGTCCGATCGAGGAGAAGAAGGAGAAGGAGAAGAGGAAGGGGGAGAAGGCGGCCGGCGGGGAGGGCAAGAAGGCCGAAAAGGACTCCCCCGACGGTGACGAGGGGACGTACATCGTCGGCGAGGACGACAAGGCGGGGGACGAGGACAAGGGCAAGGGCGAGAGCGGCGGTACGCATCTCGCCCAGGACGGCAAGCAGTACGCGAACAAGCTGAAGCAGGGCGGGGCCCCCGGGGCCTACGCCCCCAAGGGCACCGCCGCCCCCGCCGGTGCCGCGGCCGGGCCGCTCGCCAAGGACGGCAAGCCGCTCACGCTCCGCTTCGTGCTCCCTTCGGGCCCGGGCTCCCGGAGCCTGAACACGGTTGCCGACCGCATCACCCGCATGCTGCGCAAGGTCGGCATCCGCACCGAGATCTCCAAGGTCAAGGACGAGAGCTACTTCAAGGACCACATCGCCTCCGGCCAGTACGACCTCGCCCTGTACTCCTGGCCCGCCTCCGCGTTCCCCGCGACCGACGCCCGTCCGATCTTCGCCAAGCCGGTGCCGGCCGCCGACGGTTCCCTGAACGTCGAGCAGAACTACACCCGGGTCGGCACCGACCAGGTCGACCAGCTCTTCGACCAGGCCGTCGCCACGCTCGACGAGGGGGAGAGCCGGGGGCTCATCCGCAAGGCCGACGCCCGTATCTGGGCCGCCGCCGGGTCCATCCCCCTCTACCAGCGCCCCCAGCTCACCGCCGTCCGCAAGGACCTCGTCAACGCGGGCGCCTTCGGCTTCCGGACCCCCGTCTACGAGGACATGGGCTACCTGAAGAAGGGGGCGAAGCCGGCGCCCGGCGCGTCCGCGTCCGTCTCCACCTCGGACGGCTGA
- a CDS encoding glycosyl hydrolase family 18 protein: MDTDPKEPDDGAKPADAAGEDAPPGPPAADDEGRTGAAGRRRPWVRRTRRTVLAVVLIVLLPVLASQIALRVNYTGDPADGTYTRNKDAIWLGHAWVDGRKKDADVTALAQELATTGIRDLYVHSGPLEHNGTLPESAYPRARWFIDAVHRAAPDIRVQAWLGDVLATESPDGMRLERPETRAAIVTSTRQILATGYDGVHFDLEPLHSDDGDYLTLLDDLRAVTRAQDAQLSIAAHQIDPLPGFHSFWGTVAGHPKWWSQKFFGQVARRVDQIAVMSYDTMQPLESTYGGYVAQQTSLALEVTPQSTDLLMGMPFYHENRFGHWNHAETVAAAVRGARLGLSRTDPDRANFGVAAYVDFAATESDWAAYRDGWVR; this comes from the coding sequence ATGGACACGGATCCGAAGGAGCCGGACGACGGTGCGAAACCCGCGGACGCGGCCGGAGAGGACGCCCCGCCGGGGCCGCCCGCGGCCGACGACGAAGGCCGCACAGGGGCTGCCGGTCGGAGACGACCGTGGGTGCGCAGAACGCGCCGCACCGTCCTGGCCGTCGTACTGATCGTCCTCCTCCCGGTCCTCGCCTCCCAGATCGCCCTCCGCGTCAACTACACGGGCGACCCGGCGGACGGCACGTACACCAGGAACAAGGACGCGATCTGGCTCGGCCACGCCTGGGTCGACGGCCGCAAGAAGGACGCCGACGTCACCGCCCTCGCCCAGGAACTCGCCACGACCGGCATCCGCGACCTGTACGTCCACTCGGGCCCCCTGGAGCACAACGGGACACTCCCCGAGTCGGCCTACCCGCGCGCCCGTTGGTTCATCGACGCCGTGCACCGCGCGGCACCGGACATCCGCGTCCAGGCCTGGCTCGGAGACGTCCTCGCGACGGAGAGCCCCGACGGCATGCGTCTGGAACGCCCCGAGACCCGCGCGGCGATCGTCACCTCCACCCGCCAGATCCTCGCCACCGGCTACGACGGCGTCCACTTCGACCTGGAGCCCCTGCACTCCGACGACGGCGATTACCTGACCCTCCTGGACGACCTGCGCGCCGTCACCCGCGCCCAGGACGCGCAGCTGTCGATCGCCGCCCACCAGATCGACCCGCTCCCGGGCTTCCACTCCTTCTGGGGCACGGTCGCCGGACACCCGAAGTGGTGGTCGCAGAAGTTCTTCGGCCAGGTCGCCCGCCGCGTCGACCAGATCGCGGTGATGTCGTACGACACGATGCAGCCGCTGGAGAGCACGTACGGGGGGTACGTGGCCCAGCAGACCTCACTCGCCCTGGAGGTGACCCCGCAGTCCACGGACCTCCTGATGGGCATGCCCTTCTACCACGAGAACCGGTTCGGCCACTGGAATCACGCGGAGACGGTGGCCGCGGCGGTACGCGGCGCGCGTCTCGGCCTCTCCCGCACTGACCCGGACCGGGCCAACTTCGGAGTCGCCGCGTACGTGGACTTCGCGGCCACGGAGTCGGACTGGGCGGCGTATCGGGACGGCTGGGTGCGGTAG
- a CDS encoding class I SAM-dependent methyltransferase has product MRALLTSKAARRALRPIADLIDQRIERHVRRVVGTTGNTGTTGSSSAAPDVAAQEELKKLRARQRPLELFFDGTGRGASRLPSGPHLNRTITELAEVTGDRDGAERNVAQAFRLLIAMEALGVGRIAGGTMNIVGKLSAVPLLDPPNDEVLEIGTLYGMFGASLIRMLERAGRAPSLTIVDPLAGTQLQPGATMGDDASGTPVNGAAVRTNLALAGPAGAATRIQQGFSEDPEVRALVSDRSYGVVIVDGDHSAAGVAADLEWAEQIVAPGGIVVLDDFGHPKWPGIKEAFEKHMATDTRFTFLGQVAHSGYLRAASA; this is encoded by the coding sequence ATGCGAGCGTTACTCACCAGCAAGGCTGCCCGGCGCGCGCTGCGCCCGATAGCCGACCTCATCGATCAGCGCATCGAGCGCCATGTCCGCCGTGTCGTCGGGACCACCGGGAACACCGGAACCACCGGGAGCAGCTCCGCCGCGCCGGATGTGGCGGCGCAGGAGGAACTGAAGAAGCTGCGGGCCCGCCAGCGCCCCCTGGAGCTGTTCTTCGACGGCACCGGACGCGGCGCGTCCCGGCTTCCGTCCGGGCCCCACCTCAACCGCACGATCACCGAACTGGCCGAGGTGACCGGCGACCGGGACGGCGCCGAGCGCAATGTCGCCCAGGCGTTCCGGCTGCTCATCGCGATGGAGGCGCTCGGCGTCGGCCGGATCGCCGGCGGCACGATGAACATCGTCGGCAAGCTGTCCGCCGTCCCGCTCCTCGACCCGCCGAACGACGAGGTCCTGGAGATCGGCACCCTGTACGGCATGTTCGGCGCGTCCCTGATCAGGATGCTGGAGCGTGCCGGACGCGCGCCCAGCCTGACCATCGTCGACCCGCTCGCCGGGACGCAGTTGCAGCCCGGCGCCACCATGGGCGACGACGCCTCCGGCACCCCGGTGAACGGGGCGGCGGTGCGCACCAACCTCGCCCTGGCGGGCCCGGCCGGTGCCGCGACCCGTATCCAGCAGGGCTTCTCCGAGGACCCCGAGGTGCGCGCCCTGGTCTCCGACCGGTCCTACGGCGTGGTCATCGTGGACGGCGACCACTCCGCCGCCGGTGTCGCCGCCGACCTGGAGTGGGCCGAGCAGATCGTCGCGCCCGGCGGCATCGTGGTCCTGGACGACTTCGGGCACCCCAAGTGGCCGGGGATCAAGGAGGCGTTCGAGAAGCACATGGCCACCGACACCCGGTTCACCTTCCTCGGCCAGGTGGCGCACTCGGGGTACCTGAGGGCCGCCTCAGCCTGA
- a CDS encoding fumarate reductase/succinate dehydrogenase flavoprotein subunit, with protein sequence MSVVDRQQWDVVVVGAGGAGLRAAIEARERGARTAVICKSLFGKAHTVMAEGGIAAAMGNVNSGDNWQVHFRDTMRGGKFLNQWRMAELHAQEAPQRVWELETWGALFDRTKDGRISQRNFGGHEYPRLAHVGDRTGLELIRTLQQKIVSLQQQDHQETGDYESRLKVFQECTVTRILKDGSRVSGVFAYDRETGRFFVLDAPSVVIATGGIGKSFKVTSNSWEYTGDGHALALLAGAPLLNMEFVQFHPTGMVWPPSVKGILVTESVRGDGGVLRNSEGKRFMFDYVPDVFKEKYAESEDEGDRWYEDPDHNRRPPELLPRDEVARAINAEVKAGRGSPHGGVFLDVSTRMPAEVIRRRLPSMYHQFKELADVDITAEPMEVGPTCHYVMGGIAVESDTAAARGVPGLFAAGEVAGGMHGSNRLGGNSLSDLLVFGRRAGWHAAEYATHLEGGRPSVDDTQVDAAAAEALRPFSAEGPEPAEGPPENPYTLHQELQQTMNDLVGIIRREAEMEQALEKLADLRVRARRAGVEGHRQFNPGWHLALDLRNMLLVSECVARAALERTESRGGHTREDHPTMDRDWRRVNLLCRLTDPTGGLAATDPVRGQIDLGRETTEPVRPDLLALFDKEELVKYLAEEELYE encoded by the coding sequence ATGTCCGTGGTCGACCGGCAGCAGTGGGACGTCGTCGTGGTCGGCGCGGGAGGCGCCGGACTCAGGGCCGCCATCGAGGCCCGCGAGCGCGGTGCCCGTACGGCGGTGATCTGCAAGTCGCTGTTCGGCAAGGCGCACACGGTGATGGCCGAGGGCGGCATCGCGGCCGCGATGGGCAATGTGAACTCCGGGGACAACTGGCAGGTCCACTTCCGCGACACCATGCGCGGCGGCAAGTTCCTCAACCAGTGGCGGATGGCCGAACTGCACGCCCAGGAGGCCCCGCAGCGGGTGTGGGAGCTGGAGACCTGGGGCGCCCTCTTCGACCGTACGAAGGACGGCCGGATCTCGCAGCGCAACTTCGGCGGCCACGAGTACCCGCGCCTCGCCCACGTCGGCGACCGGACCGGACTCGAACTCATCCGCACGCTCCAGCAGAAGATCGTCTCGCTGCAACAGCAGGACCACCAGGAGACGGGCGACTACGAGTCCCGCCTGAAGGTCTTCCAGGAGTGCACGGTCACCCGGATCCTCAAGGACGGCTCACGCGTGTCCGGCGTCTTCGCCTACGACCGTGAGACCGGCCGCTTCTTCGTCCTGGACGCCCCGTCCGTGGTGATCGCGACCGGCGGGATCGGCAAGTCCTTCAAGGTGACGTCGAACTCGTGGGAGTACACCGGCGACGGACACGCGCTGGCGCTGCTCGCGGGGGCTCCCCTGCTGAACATGGAGTTCGTGCAGTTCCATCCGACGGGCATGGTCTGGCCGCCGTCGGTGAAGGGCATCCTCGTCACGGAGTCGGTGCGCGGCGACGGCGGGGTGCTCCGGAACTCCGAGGGCAAGCGGTTCATGTTCGACTACGTCCCCGACGTCTTCAAGGAGAAGTACGCCGAGTCGGAGGACGAGGGCGACCGCTGGTACGAGGACCCGGACCACAACCGGCGTCCCCCCGAGCTGCTCCCCCGCGACGAGGTGGCCAGGGCCATCAACGCGGAGGTGAAGGCGGGCCGCGGTTCCCCGCACGGCGGGGTGTTCCTGGACGTGTCGACGCGGATGCCGGCGGAGGTCATCCGGCGCCGGCTGCCGTCCATGTACCACCAGTTCAAGGAGCTGGCGGACGTCGACATCACCGCGGAGCCGATGGAGGTCGGGCCGACCTGTCACTACGTGATGGGCGGTATCGCGGTCGAGTCCGACACGGCCGCCGCGCGCGGGGTGCCCGGGCTGTTCGCGGCCGGCGAGGTGGCCGGCGGCATGCACGGCTCGAACCGGCTCGGCGGCAACTCGCTCTCCGACCTGCTGGTGTTCGGGCGCCGGGCGGGCTGGCACGCGGCCGAGTACGCGACGCACCTGGAGGGCGGTCGCCCCTCCGTGGACGACACCCAGGTCGACGCGGCGGCGGCGGAAGCCTTGCGACCGTTCTCGGCGGAAGGCCCGGAACCCGCCGAGGGTCCGCCGGAGAACCCGTACACCCTCCACCAGGAACTCCAGCAGACGATGAACGACCTGGTCGGCATCATCCGCCGGGAGGCGGAGATGGAACAGGCCCTGGAGAAGCTCGCCGACCTGCGCGTACGGGCCCGGCGGGCCGGCGTCGAGGGGCACCGCCAGTTCAACCCCGGCTGGCATCTGGCCCTGGACCTCAGGAACATGCTCCTGGTCAGCGAGTGCGTGGCCCGGGCCGCGCTGGAGCGCACCGAGTCGCGCGGCGGCCACACCCGCGAGGACCACCCGACGATGGACCGCGACTGGCGCCGCGTCAACCTGCTGTGCCGGCTGACCGATCCCACGGGCGGGCTGGCGGCCACCGACCCGGTCCGCGGTCAGATCGACCTCGGCCGTGAGACCACCGAACCCGTCCGCCCCGACCTGCTCGCCCTCTTCGACAAGGAGGAGCTGGTCAAGTACCTCGCCGAAGAGGAGCTGTACGAATGA
- the typA gene encoding translational GTPase TypA, giving the protein MATRHDIRNVAIVAHVDHGKTTLVDAMLKQAGAFAAHAAESLDDRMMDSNDLEREKGITILAKNTAVKYHPKDGGEVVTINIIDTPGHADFGGEVERGLSMVDAVVLLVDASEGPLPQTRFVLRKALQARLPVILCINKTDRPDSRIDEVVNEAYDLFLDLDADEDQIEFPIVYACARDGVASLTKPEDGTVPADSDSLEPFFTTILSHVPAPEYDEAAPLQAHVTNLDADNFLGRIALLRVEQGELRKGQTVTWIKRDGTMSNVRITELLMTEALTRKPAEMAGPGDICAVAGIPDIMIGETLADPENPIPLPLITVDEPAISMTIGTNTSPLVGRGGTGKGAENKAAVKDRKVTARQVKDRLDRELVGNVSLRVLDTERPDAWEVQGRGELALAILVEQMRREGFELTIGKPQVVTKDVDGKVYEPVERMTIDVPEEHMGAVTQLMGVRKGRMDNMSNHGSGWVRMEFVVPSRGLIGFRTEFLTGTRGTGIAHSIHEGHEPWFGTLTTRNNGSLVADRAGAVTAFAMTNLQERGVLFVDPGTEVYEGMIVGENSRSDDMDVNITKEKKLTNMRSSSADSFEAIVPPRKLSLEQSLEFCRDDECVEVTPESVRIRKVNLDARERARAASRAKHG; this is encoded by the coding sequence ATGGCCACGCGCCACGACATCCGCAACGTCGCCATCGTCGCCCACGTCGACCACGGGAAGACGACCCTTGTCGACGCCATGCTGAAGCAGGCCGGTGCCTTCGCGGCCCACGCCGCAGAGTCGCTCGACGACCGAATGATGGACTCGAATGACCTGGAGCGTGAGAAGGGCATCACGATCCTGGCCAAGAACACGGCCGTGAAGTACCACCCCAAGGACGGCGGCGAAGTCGTCACGATCAACATCATCGACACCCCCGGCCACGCCGACTTCGGCGGCGAGGTCGAGCGCGGTCTGTCGATGGTGGACGCGGTCGTGCTGCTGGTCGACGCCTCCGAGGGCCCGCTGCCGCAGACCCGTTTCGTGCTGCGCAAGGCGCTCCAGGCCCGCCTGCCCGTCATCCTGTGCATCAACAAGACGGACCGCCCCGACTCGCGCATCGACGAGGTCGTGAACGAGGCGTACGACCTCTTCCTCGACCTCGACGCCGACGAGGACCAGATCGAGTTCCCCATCGTCTACGCCTGTGCGCGTGACGGTGTGGCCTCGCTGACCAAGCCGGAGGACGGCACCGTCCCGGCCGACAGCGACAGCCTGGAGCCGTTCTTCACCACGATCCTGTCCCACGTCCCGGCTCCGGAGTACGACGAGGCGGCCCCGCTCCAGGCGCACGTCACGAACCTGGACGCCGACAACTTCCTCGGCCGTATCGCGCTGCTCCGGGTCGAGCAGGGCGAGCTGCGCAAGGGCCAGACCGTCACCTGGATCAAGCGTGACGGCACGATGTCCAACGTCCGTATCACCGAGCTGCTGATGACCGAGGCGCTCACCCGCAAGCCCGCCGAGATGGCGGGCCCCGGCGACATCTGCGCCGTCGCCGGTATCCCGGACATCATGATCGGCGAGACCCTCGCCGACCCCGAGAACCCGATCCCGCTGCCGCTCATCACGGTCGACGAGCCGGCCATCTCGATGACCATCGGTACGAACACCTCGCCGCTGGTCGGCCGCGGTGGCACCGGCAAGGGCGCGGAGAACAAGGCCGCGGTCAAGGACCGCAAGGTCACGGCCCGTCAGGTCAAGGACCGCCTCGACCGTGAGCTCGTCGGCAACGTCTCGCTGCGGGTGCTCGACACCGAGCGCCCGGACGCCTGGGAGGTCCAGGGCCGTGGCGAGCTGGCGCTCGCCATCCTGGTCGAGCAGATGCGCCGCGAGGGCTTCGAGCTGACCATCGGCAAGCCGCAGGTCGTCACCAAGGACGTCGACGGCAAGGTCTACGAGCCCGTCGAGCGCATGACCATCGACGTGCCCGAGGAGCACATGGGCGCGGTCACGCAGCTCATGGGTGTCCGCAAGGGCCGTATGGACAACATGTCGAACCACGGCTCCGGCTGGGTGCGCATGGAGTTCGTCGTGCCGTCCCGCGGTCTCATCGGCTTCCGGACCGAGTTCCTGACCGGCACGCGTGGCACCGGCATCGCGCACTCCATCCACGAGGGCCACGAGCCGTGGTTCGGCACGCTGACGACCCGTAACAACGGCTCGCTGGTCGCCGACCGTGCCGGTGCCGTCACCGCCTTCGCGATGACGAACCTCCAGGAGCGCGGTGTGCTGTTCGTGGACCCGGGCACCGAGGTGTACGAGGGCATGATCGTCGGTGAGAACTCGCGCTCCGACGACATGGACGTGAACATCACCAAGGAGAAGAAGCTCACGAACATGCGGTCGTCCTCGGCCGACTCCTTCGAGGCGATCGTCCCGCCGCGCAAGCTCTCCCTGGAGCAGTCCCTGGAGTTCTGCCGCGACGACGAGTGCGTGGAGGTCACCCCGGAGTCCGTGCGGATCCGCAAGGTGAACCTGGACGCCCGCGAGCGCGCCCGCGCCGCGAGCCGCGCCAAGCACGGCTGA